One region of Streptomyces leeuwenhoekii genomic DNA includes:
- a CDS encoding alpha/beta fold hydrolase → MSPARPEPIAARRVLVDGVSTRYYEHGSGPAVLLVPGVASSARDWFPVMRELGDSCRVLAPDLPGIGGTSPLPGVEPARMAAFLAGFLDVLGVDGVTAVGHSYGGLLVAELALSRPGLVNRLVLVDACGLGRAAHPAAIALGMLPERAADALSVLLSLPGSQIPLAFSTLLLLRQPWRVPLRTWLAQVRLSHSRQALRTSLQVFRECADATGQRRDILVVDRLPRIRVPTLVVWGDGDPLFPVWQGRAAARRLPAGRFVLLVGAGHVSYLDRHTDFMDAVGPFARDSADRLP, encoded by the coding sequence GTGAGTCCCGCACGCCCCGAACCCATCGCCGCCCGGCGGGTCCTGGTCGACGGGGTCTCCACGCGCTACTACGAGCACGGCTCGGGCCCCGCGGTCCTCCTGGTGCCCGGTGTCGCCTCCAGCGCGCGCGACTGGTTCCCGGTGATGCGGGAGCTGGGCGACAGTTGCCGCGTGCTCGCACCGGACCTTCCCGGAATAGGCGGCACCAGCCCGCTGCCCGGCGTGGAACCAGCGCGGATGGCGGCCTTCCTCGCCGGCTTCCTCGACGTGCTGGGCGTCGACGGCGTCACCGCCGTCGGACACTCCTACGGCGGCCTCCTCGTCGCGGAACTCGCCCTCTCCCGCCCCGGACTGGTGAACCGCCTGGTCCTGGTCGACGCCTGCGGCCTGGGCCGCGCGGCCCACCCCGCCGCCATCGCCCTGGGGATGCTGCCCGAACGCGCGGCCGACGCGCTGTCCGTACTCCTGTCCCTGCCCGGGAGCCAGATCCCGCTGGCCTTCTCCACCCTGCTGCTGCTCCGGCAACCGTGGCGCGTGCCCCTGCGCACCTGGCTGGCCCAGGTCCGACTCTCCCACTCCCGGCAGGCGCTGCGGACCTCGCTGCAGGTTTTCAGGGAATGCGCGGACGCCACCGGCCAGCGCCGGGACATCCTCGTCGTGGACCGGCTGCCCCGCATCAGGGTGCCGACGCTGGTCGTGTGGGGCGACGGCGACCCCCTGTTCCCGGTCTGGCAGGGACGGGCGGCGGCCCGCAGGCTCCCGGCCGGGAGATTCGTCCTCCTCGTGGGGGCCGGCCACGTCTCCTACCTCGACCGGCACACGGACTTCATGGACGCCGTCGGACCGTTCGCGCGCGACAGCGCCGACCGGCTGCCCTGA